From a single Thermothielavioides terrestris NRRL 8126 chromosome 1, complete sequence genomic region:
- a CDS encoding glycoside hydrolase family 72 protein (CAZy_ID 269713) gives MRSLTLMPVLATVLSLGTAKPTPTKPEPPSKRASLPTVTMSGNAFWQGKDRFYIRGIDYQPGGSSAMADPLADPNVCKRDIAEFKKLGVNTVRVYITDNSANHDECMNELADAGIYAIIDANNPLYSLNRLDPGPSYNTLYLQSVFATIDAFIKYDNTLAFFSGNEVINDNVNSTLAAPYVKAVTRDMRQYIKSRNYRSVPVGYSAADVAQNRMQLAHYMNCGTDDERSDFFAFNDYSWCNTNFHESGWDQKVKNFTGYGIAIFLSEYGCITNGRDFGEVKALMSSDMTPVYSGGLMYEYALEDNGYGIVKIDGDKVEEQPEFKKFASALSANPAPTGDGGFTSTTKAVACPTKDANWLVDTTLLPAIPENAKKFMTDGAGTGPGLKGSGSQNAADSGTSAGDAQPGSGAASGSSSSSSENAAAPAGRVALAGIDKAPFVITGLVMLLTLTGTLLL, from the exons ATGCGATCTCTCACCCTGATGCCCGTGCTGGCAACGGTCCTCAGCCTGGGGACCGCAAAGCCGACGCCAACGAAGCCCGAGCCGCCGAGCAAGCGGGCCTCGCTGCCGACTGTGACCATGTCCGGAAATG CGTTCTGGCAGGGCAAGGACCGGTTCTATATCCGCGGCATCGACTACCAGCCGGGCGGGTCGTCGGCCATGGCTGATCCGCTGGCCGATCCGAACGTCTGCAAGCGGGACATTGCCGAGTTCAAGAAGCTGGGCGTCAACACGGTGCGTGTGTATATCACCGACAACTCGGCCAACCACGACGAGTGTATGAACGAGCTGGCCGATGCCGGCATCTATGCCATCATCGACGCCAACAACCCGCTCTACTCCCTCAACCGGCTCGATCCCGGTCCGTCCTACAACACCTTGTACCTGCAGAGCGTCTTCGCCACCATCGACGCCTTCATCAAGTACGACAACACgctcgccttcttctcgggCAACGAGGTCATCAACGACAACGTCAACAGCACGCTCGCCGCCCCCTACGTCAAGGCCGTCACCCGCGACATGCGCCAGTACATCAAGTCCCGCAACTACCGCTCCGTCCCCGTCGGCtactcggccgccgacgtggCCCAGAACCGCATGCAGCTGGCCCATTACATGAACTGCGgcaccgacgacgagcgcaGCGACTTCTTTGCCTTC AACGACTACTCGTGGTGCAACACCAACTTCCACGAGTCCGGCTGGGACCAGAAGGTCAAGAACTTCACAGGCTACGGCATCGCCATCTT CCTCTCCGAGTACGGCTGCATCACCAACGGGCGCGACTTCGGCGAGGTCAAGGCGCTGATGAGCTCCGACATGACGCCCGTGTACTCGGGCGGGCTGATGTACGAGTACGCGCTCGAGGACAACGGGTACGGCATCGTCAAGATCGACGGCGACAAGGTTGAGGAGCAGCCCGAGTTCAAGAAGTTCGCCTCGGCCCTGTCCGCCAACCCGGCCCCcaccggcgacggcggcttcacctccaccaccaagGCCGTCGCCTGCCCGACCAAGGACGCCAACTGGCTTGTCGACACCACCCTGCTCCCGGCCATTCCTGAGAATGCCAAGAAG TTCATGACCGACGGCGCGGGCACCGGGCCCGGCCTGAAGGGCTCCGGCTCGCAGAACGCCGCCGACTCGGGCACCAGCGCGGGCGACGCCCAGCCCGggtccggcgccgcctccggctcgtcgtccagcagcagcgagaacgccgccgcccccgccggccgcgtcgccctTGCCGGCATCGACAAGGCCCCCTTCGTCATCACCGGGCTGGTGATGCTGCTGACCCTCACGGGGACGTTGCTGCTTTGA